A genomic stretch from Pirellulales bacterium includes:
- the lpdA gene encoding dihydrolipoyl dehydrogenase gives MYSPLVVVGGGPGGYAAAFMAADLGMQVTIVESNLRLGGACLLRGCIPSKALLHVAKVVSEAGEMAEWGVEFSRPKVKIEALRARKDKVIDALTGGLKQLAKRRNVQVIHAKAWFQNSTSLRLERLDPSGKTEELTFDHCILATGSRPVKIPLFDLPSPRVMDSTGALELADVPESLLVVGGGYIGLEMGTVYAELGSKVTVVELTEGLLPGADRDLVKPLHQRLQKRFASILLGTKVVGLVDRGDSIEVKLQNADGSQERREQFSRVLVSVGRRPNSDGIGLENTKVTIDQRGFVEIDDRQRTSDDHLLAIGDVAGEPMLAHKASHQGKVAVESLHGEGAVFEPRAIPAVVFTDPEIAWAGLTEDEAKREGRAIEVARYPWAASGRAVSLGRTEGLTKLLIDPDTDRILGIGLVGPGAGELVAEGVLAIEMGCSPRDVADSIHPHPTLSETVAFACESYLGTATEIYKPRATLREA, from the coding sequence ATGTACTCTCCCTTGGTCGTTGTCGGTGGCGGTCCCGGTGGATATGCCGCGGCTTTTATGGCAGCCGATCTCGGGATGCAGGTGACGATCGTCGAATCCAACTTGCGACTCGGAGGCGCGTGTCTGTTGCGCGGCTGCATTCCATCCAAAGCGCTGTTGCACGTCGCCAAGGTCGTCAGCGAAGCCGGCGAAATGGCCGAGTGGGGCGTCGAATTCAGCCGCCCGAAGGTGAAGATCGAAGCCTTGCGGGCCCGCAAGGATAAAGTCATCGATGCGCTCACGGGCGGCTTGAAGCAGCTTGCCAAACGCCGAAACGTGCAAGTCATTCATGCGAAAGCCTGGTTTCAAAACTCCACTTCGCTGCGTTTGGAACGGCTCGATCCGTCGGGCAAAACCGAAGAGCTGACGTTCGACCATTGCATTTTGGCCACCGGTTCGCGACCGGTGAAGATTCCTCTGTTCGATCTGCCGTCGCCGCGCGTGATGGACTCCACGGGCGCGCTGGAACTTGCCGATGTTCCCGAATCGTTGCTGGTGGTCGGCGGCGGCTACATCGGCTTGGAAATGGGAACGGTGTACGCGGAGTTGGGGTCGAAAGTCACGGTTGTCGAGCTGACCGAGGGGCTGCTTCCCGGGGCCGACCGCGATCTGGTCAAGCCGCTGCACCAACGGCTGCAAAAGCGGTTCGCGTCGATCCTGTTGGGAACCAAGGTCGTCGGCCTGGTGGATCGAGGCGACTCGATCGAAGTCAAACTGCAAAACGCCGACGGCAGTCAGGAGCGTCGCGAGCAATTCAGCCGCGTGCTGGTTTCCGTCGGCCGCCGCCCGAACAGCGACGGCATCGGATTGGAAAACACGAAGGTGACCATCGACCAGCGCGGCTTCGTCGAAATCGACGACCGCCAGCGAACCTCCGACGACCATCTCCTGGCGATTGGCGACGTGGCTGGCGAACCGATGCTCGCCCACAAGGCGTCTCACCAAGGCAAAGTGGCCGTTGAATCGTTGCACGGCGAAGGGGCGGTGTTCGAGCCGCGGGCGATTCCGGCCGTCGTATTCACCGATCCGGAAATTGCCTGGGCCGGTTTGACCGAAGACGAGGCCAAGCGCGAAGGCCGCGCGATTGAAGTCGCCCGCTACCCGTGGGCCGCCAGTGGCCGGGCCGTTTCACTTGGCCGCACCGAGGGTCTGACGAAGCTACTGATCGACCCGGACACCGACCGCATTCTCGGCATCGGCTTGGTCGGTCCCGGCGCGGGCGAACTGGTGGCCGAAGGGGTGCTTGCGATCGAAATGGGCTGTTCGCCGCGCGACGTGGCCGATTCGATCCATCCCCATCCGACACTTAGCGAAACGGTGGCGTTTGCCTGCGAGTCATATCTCGGCACCGCGACAGAGATCTACAAGCCGCGCGCGACCCTGCGGGAAGCGTAA
- a CDS encoding right-handed parallel beta-helix repeat-containing protein, with the protein MLAATITVDTTADSNLRDAELTLREAILINNRTLSFATLTVAEQSQVVGTPTAGDADTIRFNIAGAGPHTISPATALDNITDPVTIDGYSQPGASVNKGGSSQALNTVLKIELAGILSGGATGLRLAAGSGGSTIRGLAVNRFSNNLWIDSSGNTIVGNFIGTNIAGTAAMAGAANGVLLISSANNTIGGANAAECNLISGNGTNGITIVSAAADDNVIQGNRIGTDITGTLDLGNKIYGVYTFHAERTTIGGGAAGEGNLISGNDNDGIYLDDESHHAIIQGNLIGTDRTGLQPLGNGNDGIGIESTSFTTIGGMAVGEGNLIAKGAAAINVQNATGTAIVGNHLGTDSSGSADLGNLSGIFLSGDHSVVKGNTIAFGMAGIQIGFTATSTGNLVSQNSIYSIAAAAPIDLIYFAVPTIGPNFPQDADDSDIGANNLQNFPVITSVTDQGATTHVEGMLSSQLNSNYRLEFFASALPSSSGFGPGQTFLGDLNVNIGGGSNTINFAIDLPALPAGQPYVTATATDITDSGGGPRNNTSEFSAAVPIDTVFAVTNTADGGGGSLREALTAANFVAGMNTVRFEIPANDPNHLYYQDDGVAGQLSPVSINTTSAASDAGIGDIDPDWPHSWYSIELASRLFVTDSVLIDGYTQPGAAANTNPVGQGLNSVLKIEINGEASGSLPALTGMIHVNTSNATLRGLAINRVVGQKIQLQSGSGNKIEGNYLGTDVSGTIGFAIPYGYEPAFAGVGTSGSAVAVTNNTVGGTTPAARNLISGNAAGIGLFDAATSNFIEGNLIGTGRSGTISLTNTVGIYLDAPANTIGGATAAAGNIISGNETGILLNSYAGDGNLIQHNFIGPDVTGLLGLSNGNGIVVQSDNNDIVENTIAFHGNEFIGSDGIVVFGSGNLISQNSIFSNWGIGIDLGNNGHDTNDIPPQSVPPDQDMGANGLQNSPVLTAVTDTGGGTEIQGTLASTPNSNFRIEFFANVERDPLPSLSYPGRPYEYGEGKTFLGFVDVATNSSGNVSFTANVAALPNDEQYVTATATDITDSGSGPRSSTSEFSRIFPLGGNSTIVKNTRDTGVGSLREAIIVSELSDGADAITFAIPPTDPRHFFYQDDGVAGQVSLAMIATTTEANDANIAAIDPDWPHSWFSIRTSSDLPAISQQLNIDGYSQLGSSQNTTPAPGGLNTVLKIELDGSNVVADGLYFDSGAEVSLVQGLVINRFGGNAIHLRSLGGNRVYGSFLGTDVSGTVELGNGEDGVLLRGSAFNRIGGVDPAMRNLISGNGANGIEQRLSGGDQFQGNLIGMDRTATQFRTNEGTGILLVQAPFEMIGGTSAGAGNVIATHGSDAIQLLDNKFPALGAAEASIVSLEPLRDEAQAVFDARDQFFSTNTFDDAMGVFIAVLAFVEAASQQGIPDFYAQVDSFLGNQIFVMDVPGHLGESLGIDLVGDGITPNDAQDADGGPNNLRNYPVLTSAATSDATTSVHGTYNGVPNSAFRIELFANSQLLLAGHGPGEKFLGFTEVTTDNNGNASFDFIAPMVVLAGQFITATATYLFDLDENLATPMMPLETSEFSAGRIVVAAHPGDFDSDGDVDGADFIAWQTHYPTASGATLATGDADGDGDVDGADFVIWQINFPYTPSPGVAQPTRAENLDGSVGTEPIHSAAASIAAALAPRKAALHSLRPPISASSGTAHGMNSVAAALGQAMSPTSLASTKPTRAARASNLVAPPQQLKLSPAAVDDWLQSLPIDRREPMHHSANFDEFDVDESWGLSASMAWFEA; encoded by the coding sequence ATGTTGGCCGCGACAATCACCGTGGATACAACGGCCGACAGCAATCTCCGGGATGCGGAACTGACGCTGCGCGAAGCAATTCTCATCAACAATCGAACGCTGTCATTTGCAACGCTAACCGTCGCGGAGCAATCGCAGGTCGTCGGAACACCCACCGCAGGCGACGCCGACACGATTCGATTCAATATCGCCGGCGCAGGTCCGCACACGATCAGCCCCGCAACAGCGCTCGATAATATTACCGACCCGGTCACGATCGACGGCTATTCTCAACCTGGCGCGAGCGTGAACAAGGGCGGGTCGTCGCAAGCACTCAACACCGTGCTGAAAATTGAATTAGCGGGAATCCTTTCTGGCGGCGCAACCGGCCTTCGCCTGGCTGCCGGATCCGGGGGTAGCACGATTCGCGGGTTGGCGGTGAATCGATTCAGCAACAATCTTTGGATCGACTCCAGCGGAAATACCATCGTCGGTAATTTCATCGGTACGAATATCGCCGGCACTGCGGCAATGGCCGGTGCCGCCAATGGTGTGTTGCTGATTTCGTCGGCGAATAACACGATTGGCGGCGCCAATGCCGCCGAATGCAACTTGATTTCCGGCAACGGCACCAACGGCATCACTATCGTGTCCGCAGCAGCGGATGATAACGTGATTCAAGGTAATCGGATCGGCACGGACATCACCGGCACTCTGGATCTCGGCAATAAGATTTATGGCGTTTACACTTTCCATGCCGAAAGAACCACGATCGGCGGTGGTGCAGCGGGCGAAGGCAACTTAATTTCCGGCAATGACAATGACGGAATTTATTTGGACGATGAATCTCATCATGCGATCATTCAGGGCAATCTGATTGGCACCGACCGGACTGGCCTACAACCGCTTGGCAACGGCAATGACGGAATCGGTATCGAATCTACTTCGTTCACGACGATCGGCGGTATGGCAGTGGGCGAAGGCAACCTGATTGCGAAAGGTGCCGCGGCGATCAATGTCCAAAACGCCACTGGCACCGCGATCGTCGGAAATCACCTGGGGACTGACAGCTCGGGCAGCGCGGATTTGGGCAATCTTAGCGGCATCTTCCTGTCGGGCGACCACTCGGTGGTGAAAGGAAATACCATCGCTTTTGGCATGGCCGGAATCCAGATTGGCTTCACTGCGACGTCGACCGGCAATCTCGTCTCGCAGAACTCGATCTACTCGATTGCCGCGGCCGCGCCGATCGATCTGATTTATTTTGCGGTCCCTACGATCGGCCCGAATTTTCCACAAGACGCCGACGACAGCGACATCGGCGCCAACAATTTGCAGAATTTTCCAGTCATTACCAGCGTCACGGACCAGGGCGCCACGACGCACGTCGAGGGAATGCTTTCCAGTCAACTCAACTCGAACTACCGATTAGAATTCTTCGCCAGCGCCCTGCCTTCCAGCAGCGGCTTTGGACCGGGCCAAACGTTCCTGGGGGATCTCAATGTGAACATTGGCGGCGGCAGCAATACGATCAATTTTGCGATCGACCTGCCGGCCCTGCCTGCTGGGCAGCCCTATGTGACGGCCACGGCCACCGACATTACTGATTCCGGCGGCGGCCCGCGCAACAACACGTCGGAATTCTCTGCCGCTGTGCCGATCGATACCGTCTTCGCCGTCACCAACACGGCTGACGGCGGCGGCGGTTCGCTGCGCGAGGCGCTGACCGCGGCTAATTTTGTCGCCGGCATGAATACGGTTCGTTTTGAGATTCCTGCCAACGATCCCAACCATCTTTACTATCAAGACGACGGCGTTGCGGGTCAGCTCTCGCCGGTGAGCATTAACACCACGAGCGCAGCCAGCGACGCCGGTATTGGCGACATCGATCCCGATTGGCCACACAGTTGGTATTCCATCGAACTTGCTTCGCGGTTGTTCGTCACCGATAGCGTGTTGATCGACGGTTACACGCAACCTGGAGCAGCCGCGAATACCAATCCGGTCGGACAAGGCTTGAATTCCGTATTGAAGATTGAAATCAACGGCGAAGCGAGCGGCAGCCTCCCTGCGCTGACCGGCATGATCCACGTGAACACCAGCAATGCCACCCTTCGCGGGCTGGCGATCAACCGTGTCGTCGGCCAGAAAATTCAACTGCAATCGGGAAGCGGCAACAAGATCGAGGGGAATTATCTCGGAACCGATGTTTCCGGCACGATCGGCTTTGCCATTCCCTATGGTTACGAACCCGCTTTTGCCGGCGTCGGCACTAGCGGATCGGCCGTCGCGGTGACGAACAACACGGTCGGCGGCACAACGCCGGCAGCTCGCAACCTGATCTCCGGCAATGCCGCTGGTATCGGGCTGTTCGATGCCGCGACTAGCAATTTCATCGAAGGCAACCTCATCGGCACCGGCCGTTCCGGCACAATTAGCTTGACCAACACCGTTGGCATCTATCTTGACGCGCCGGCCAACACAATCGGCGGGGCAACGGCTGCCGCAGGGAATATCATTTCGGGTAACGAAACGGGTATTTTGTTGAATTCCTACGCCGGTGACGGCAACCTGATTCAGCATAATTTTATCGGCCCCGACGTCACCGGCCTGCTGGGTCTGAGCAATGGAAATGGAATAGTTGTCCAGAGCGACAACAACGACATCGTCGAAAACACCATCGCCTTCCATGGCAACGAGTTCATCGGTTCAGATGGCATCGTCGTCTTTGGCTCGGGCAACCTGATCTCGCAGAACTCCATTTTTTCGAACTGGGGAATTGGCATCGACCTGGGGAATAATGGACACGACACCAACGACATTCCGCCACAATCCGTTCCGCCTGATCAGGACATGGGCGCAAACGGTCTTCAGAATTCACCCGTGCTGACGGCGGTTACCGACACCGGCGGCGGCACCGAAATTCAGGGTACGCTGGCTAGCACGCCCAATTCGAACTTCCGCATCGAATTTTTTGCCAACGTTGAGCGCGACCCGCTGCCTTCGCTCAGCTACCCTGGTCGTCCCTACGAATATGGCGAAGGCAAAACATTTTTGGGATTCGTCGACGTCGCCACTAACTCCAGCGGCAATGTCAGCTTTACGGCCAATGTCGCGGCGCTGCCCAACGACGAACAATACGTGACCGCCACCGCCACGGATATCACAGACAGCGGTAGTGGGCCGCGGAGCAGTACTTCGGAGTTCTCGCGCATCTTCCCGCTGGGCGGGAACAGCACCATTGTAAAAAACACTCGTGATACCGGTGTCGGTTCGCTGCGCGAAGCAATCATTGTTTCGGAATTGAGCGACGGCGCCGATGCCATCACGTTTGCGATTCCACCGACTGATCCTCGTCATTTTTTCTATCAAGATGACGGCGTGGCCGGGCAGGTAAGCCTCGCGATGATCGCTACCACGACCGAGGCCAACGACGCCAACATCGCGGCGATCGATCCCGACTGGCCGCATAGTTGGTTTTCCATTCGGACCAGCAGCGACCTGCCCGCGATTTCGCAGCAACTAAATATCGATGGCTACTCGCAACTCGGCAGCAGCCAAAACACGACTCCTGCGCCTGGTGGCCTGAACACGGTGCTGAAGATTGAACTCGACGGCTCGAATGTCGTCGCCGATGGGCTGTATTTCGATTCGGGCGCGGAAGTAAGCCTGGTTCAAGGTTTGGTGATCAATCGTTTTGGTGGCAATGCGATTCATCTAAGATCGCTCGGTGGAAACCGAGTTTACGGCAGCTTCCTCGGCACCGATGTTTCCGGCACGGTTGAACTTGGCAACGGCGAAGACGGTGTTTTGCTGCGAGGTTCGGCATTCAATCGCATCGGCGGCGTCGATCCAGCCATGCGCAATCTGATCTCAGGAAACGGGGCCAACGGCATTGAACAGCGCCTTTCCGGAGGCGATCAGTTCCAAGGCAACCTGATTGGCATGGATCGTACTGCAACTCAATTCCGGACCAACGAGGGCACGGGAATCCTGCTCGTCCAGGCACCGTTCGAAATGATCGGAGGAACTTCCGCGGGCGCGGGCAACGTTATTGCCACCCACGGCTCCGACGCCATTCAATTGCTCGACAATAAGTTTCCAGCGCTGGGCGCTGCGGAAGCATCGATCGTGTCGCTCGAACCGCTGCGCGACGAGGCGCAAGCCGTGTTTGATGCCCGCGATCAGTTTTTCAGCACCAATACTTTTGACGACGCGATGGGAGTGTTCATCGCCGTTCTGGCTTTCGTCGAAGCGGCCTCTCAACAAGGCATTCCAGATTTTTACGCTCAAGTCGATTCGTTCTTGGGCAATCAAATCTTCGTCATGGACGTTCCCGGTCATCTCGGCGAGTCGCTGGGCATTGATCTGGTCGGCGACGGCATAACGCCGAATGATGCTCAAGACGCCGACGGCGGCCCGAACAACCTGCGGAATTATCCCGTGCTGACGTCCGCCGCGACGAGCGACGCAACGACGAGTGTTCATGGCACGTACAATGGCGTTCCCAATAGTGCATTTCGCATCGAACTGTTCGCAAATTCGCAGTTGCTATTGGCCGGTCACGGGCCAGGGGAAAAGTTCCTTGGATTCACCGAGGTCACGACCGATAACAACGGCAATGCATCGTTTGATTTCATCGCTCCGATGGTTGTCTTGGCAGGGCAATTCATCACTGCCACGGCAACGTATCTGTTCGATCTCGACGAGAACCTAGCCACGCCGATGATGCCGCTAGAAACCTCCGAATTTTCCGCTGGCCGCATCGTCGTGGCGGCGCATCCCGGTGATTTCGACAGCGATGGCGATGTCGACGGGGCCGACTTTATCGCATGGCAAACGCACTATCCGACGGCCAGCGGCGCAACCTTGGCCACCGGCGACGCCGACGGCGACGGTGATGTGGATGGGGCGGATTTTGTGATTTGGCAAATCAATTTTCCATACACGCCTAGTCCGGGAGTTGCGCAACCGACCCGCGCGGAAAACCTCGACGGCTCCGTCGGTACGGAGCCAATCCACAGCGCGGCCGCCAGCATCGCCGCAGCACTTGCTCCACGAAAGGCAGCACTGCACTCACTTCGACCGCCGATCTCCGCTAGTTCCGGCACTGCTCACGGGATGAATTCGGTGGCGGCCGCCCTTGGGCAGGCAATGTCGCCAACGAGTCTTGCGTCCACCAAGCCGACGCGCGCTGCGCGTGCAAGTAATCTAGTCGCTCCACCCCAGCAATTGAAATTGTCTCCGGCCGCCGTCGATGATTGGCTACAAAGCTTGCCGATCGATCGTCGCGAGCCAATGCATCACTCGGCGAATTTCGACGAATTTGATGTCGACGAATCATGGGGCTTGAGCGCATCGATGGCGTGGTTCGAAGCGTAG
- the ftsH gene encoding ATP-dependent zinc metalloprotease FtsH has translation MEKKSKTTRPDGGKIRPEKKPTPVGNNFVWYLLALGIGIVLVLGWLRQDAPHELSYSDFEKIVEASRSSGGFIVEEGTKEKPQAVRYYDPTEILISTHDITGKIHRDVLTKTAGGTPQNFEQRDESNLASFHVNKTPGDAGDETLKKMLTKYGFRYDIAEGPSQWRGLMQMVGLTAVMLIALFFILRRLGGAGSPMAFGRSRGKMYAQEDIGITFEDVAGIDEAVEELREVVEFLRTPERYQALGGRIPKGVLLVGPPGTGKTLLAKAIAGEAGVPFFSLSGSDFVEMFVGVGAARVRDMFQQAESKAPCIIFIDELDALGKTRGTSVVGGHDEREQTLNALLVEMDGFRSNSGVIVMAATNRPETLDPALLRPGRFDRHVLVDRPDVRGREDILKVHVQNVKLGSDVNLKDIAGLTSGFVGADLANLVNEAALLAARKGKNSVGMDEFNEGVERVTAGLEKRKRVIHADEKQRVAYHEAGHALVACSLPNTDPVHKVSIIPRGLAALGYTMQRPEDDRYLMTQSELESRIQVLLAGTIAEEMTFDDVSTGAQNDLERASDIARAMVMDYGMSRMGRVNFRETNGSPFLLGNGGDVGRPRMHSEQTAREIDEEVKRIIDESMDKVRQILAARKESLEALSKRLIEREVIDGDELKEIIDDTSSSPLIVPGTTAERKRYSPSAVEAPLPRECDPAEGSM, from the coding sequence ATGGAAAAAAAATCGAAAACTACCAGGCCCGACGGCGGCAAAATCAGGCCTGAGAAGAAACCCACGCCAGTCGGCAACAACTTCGTCTGGTATCTCCTGGCGCTGGGAATAGGAATCGTTCTCGTTTTGGGCTGGCTGCGCCAAGATGCTCCTCACGAATTGTCGTACTCGGATTTTGAAAAGATCGTGGAAGCATCTCGTAGTAGCGGCGGCTTTATCGTCGAGGAAGGGACGAAAGAAAAACCTCAAGCAGTGCGCTATTACGACCCTACGGAGATTCTGATTTCCACGCACGACATCACAGGCAAGATCCATCGCGACGTGCTCACGAAAACCGCAGGCGGCACTCCCCAAAACTTCGAACAGCGTGACGAATCCAATTTGGCCTCGTTCCACGTCAACAAGACGCCCGGAGATGCAGGGGATGAGACGCTGAAAAAAATGCTGACAAAATACGGCTTCCGCTACGACATTGCCGAAGGCCCCAGCCAGTGGCGCGGATTGATGCAGATGGTGGGGCTGACGGCCGTAATGCTGATCGCGCTGTTTTTCATCTTGCGAAGGCTCGGCGGCGCTGGCAGCCCAATGGCCTTCGGTCGTAGCCGCGGCAAGATGTATGCGCAAGAAGATATCGGCATCACGTTCGAGGACGTAGCGGGCATCGATGAAGCCGTCGAAGAATTGCGCGAAGTCGTTGAATTCTTGCGAACGCCCGAACGCTACCAGGCGCTCGGAGGGCGGATTCCCAAAGGTGTGTTGCTCGTGGGTCCGCCGGGAACGGGCAAGACGCTGCTGGCTAAAGCCATTGCCGGCGAAGCGGGCGTGCCGTTCTTCAGCCTGTCAGGCTCCGATTTTGTCGAAATGTTCGTCGGCGTTGGCGCGGCTCGGGTGCGCGATATGTTTCAACAGGCCGAATCCAAGGCACCGTGCATCATCTTCATCGATGAACTCGATGCCCTGGGAAAAACTCGCGGTACCAGCGTCGTCGGCGGCCACGACGAGCGGGAACAAACCCTCAACGCATTGCTCGTCGAGATGGACGGATTCCGCTCCAACAGCGGCGTGATTGTGATGGCCGCGACGAACCGGCCGGAAACGCTCGATCCCGCCCTGCTGCGGCCAGGCCGATTTGATCGCCACGTCCTGGTCGATCGCCCCGATGTGCGAGGCCGCGAAGACATCCTCAAAGTCCACGTGCAAAACGTGAAGCTGGGGAGCGACGTCAACCTGAAGGATATCGCCGGTCTAACTTCCGGCTTCGTCGGCGCTGACTTGGCAAATCTGGTCAACGAAGCCGCTCTGCTCGCGGCTCGCAAAGGGAAAAATTCCGTCGGCATGGATGAATTCAACGAAGGCGTCGAACGCGTCACGGCCGGCTTGGAGAAGCGAAAACGCGTAATTCACGCCGACGAAAAGCAGCGAGTGGCCTATCACGAAGCCGGACACGCGCTGGTCGCGTGCAGCCTGCCGAATACCGATCCGGTGCATAAAGTTTCGATCATTCCGCGCGGATTGGCGGCGCTGGGCTATACGATGCAGCGCCCTGAAGACGACCGCTATTTGATGACGCAAAGCGAATTGGAAAGTCGCATTCAAGTGTTGTTGGCAGGCACGATCGCCGAGGAAATGACGTTCGACGATGTTTCCACCGGCGCGCAAAACGACCTGGAACGCGCCAGTGACATTGCCCGTGCGATGGTGATGGACTACGGCATGAGCCGCATGGGCCGGGTAAATTTCCGCGAAACAAACGGCTCTCCCTTTCTGCTCGGCAATGGCGGTGACGTCGGTCGGCCGCGAATGCACAGCGAGCAGACCGCCCGCGAGATCGATGAAGAAGTGAAACGTATCATCGACGAATCGATGGATAAGGTGCGGCAGATTCTTGCCGCGCGGAAGGAATCGCTCGAAGCGCTCTCCAAGCGGTTGATCGAACGCGAAGTCATCGATGGCGACGAATTGAAGGAAATCATCGACGACACTTCGTCTAGCCCGCTAATCGTTCCTGGCACGACGGCCGAACGTAAACGCTACTCACCATCAGCCGTCGAAGCGCCGCTACCGCGCGAATGCGATCCCGCGGAAGGCAGCATGTAG
- a CDS encoding 1-deoxy-D-xylulose-5-phosphate reductoisomerase: MTNIAVLGSTGSIGVNTLEVASVSEGRFRPVALAAHSKTHLLLEQAQEFRPRSIVVTDPNAAARQDWSALPAETNLIVGDDGLAEIAASPDIETVVAAIVGSAGLQSTWAAVEAGKRIALANKETLVMAGSLVMRRARETGAKILPVDSEHSAVFQCLQAGGNQEIKRIVLTASGGPFRGFSQDQLTRVTVEQALKHPTWDMGPKITIDSATMMNKALEVVEARWLFDLRPELIEVVIHPQSVVHSMVEYIDGSVVAQLSPPDMKLPIQYALSYPERLAGISPKLNLASALRLDFEPADPERFPALELGHEAARSGGTTGAVLNAANEEAVKGFLAGELEFTEIVPVCRRIVENHTYDAQPTLEQLLQVDRWAREEVTRWVCI, translated from the coding sequence ATGACGAATATCGCCGTTCTAGGTTCGACTGGCTCGATCGGGGTCAACACGCTCGAAGTGGCGTCAGTTTCTGAAGGGCGCTTTCGGCCAGTGGCATTAGCGGCACATAGCAAGACGCACCTTTTGTTAGAACAGGCGCAAGAGTTCCGTCCGCGATCGATTGTGGTAACAGACCCAAACGCGGCTGCACGACAAGACTGGTCGGCACTTCCTGCGGAAACCAATCTAATCGTCGGCGACGATGGGCTTGCGGAAATTGCTGCATCGCCCGACATTGAAACCGTTGTCGCTGCGATCGTCGGATCCGCCGGACTGCAAAGCACTTGGGCGGCTGTCGAAGCCGGAAAACGAATCGCTTTGGCCAATAAAGAAACGCTCGTCATGGCCGGGTCACTCGTCATGCGGCGCGCCCGCGAAACTGGGGCCAAGATCTTGCCGGTCGATAGCGAACACAGTGCCGTGTTTCAATGCTTGCAGGCGGGCGGGAACCAAGAAATCAAGCGAATTGTATTGACGGCCAGCGGCGGGCCATTTCGTGGATTTTCGCAAGATCAGCTCACTCGCGTCACAGTAGAACAAGCGTTGAAGCACCCGACTTGGGACATGGGGCCGAAAATCACGATCGACTCCGCCACGATGATGAATAAAGCCTTGGAAGTCGTCGAAGCCCGGTGGCTTTTCGATCTGCGTCCCGAGCTAATCGAAGTGGTCATTCATCCGCAATCGGTCGTGCATTCGATGGTCGAATACATTGACGGCTCGGTCGTGGCCCAGCTCAGCCCACCCGACATGAAGCTGCCGATTCAGTATGCTTTATCGTATCCAGAGCGGCTGGCGGGGATTTCGCCAAAGCTGAACCTTGCCAGCGCGCTGCGGCTTGATTTTGAGCCGGCCGATCCCGAACGATTTCCGGCTCTGGAACTCGGCCACGAAGCCGCCCGTAGCGGAGGCACGACGGGAGCGGTTTTGAACGCGGCCAATGAAGAGGCCGTCAAAGGTTTTTTGGCCGGCGAGTTGGAATTTACCGAAATTGTGCCGGTTTGCCGTCGTATTGTTGAAAATCACACCTACGACGCGCAACCGACACTGGAACAATTGTTGCAGGTCGATCGCTGGGCCCGTGAGGAGGTAACACGTTGGGTATGCATTTAA